In one window of Frigoriglobus tundricola DNA:
- a CDS encoding serine/threonine protein kinase: MSAMKFTYRSGQRPLDGFTLKRGVGQGAFGEVYFAVSDGGKEVALKLLRGHTDAELRGVAHCLNLKHSNLVHLYDLRTDARGEHWVVMEYVFGESLAGVINKHPTGLPTEVIREWFSALARGVGYLHNQGVVHRDLKPANIFIEHGQLKIGDYGLSRRISGSEGGDLSRGVGTPHYMAPEIKNGNYTASIDVYACGIILFEMICGHRPFDGETPLEVLMKHYIDPPDLGPLPAAYRGVVARALEKDPARRYASVGELARAVEEMFGGRRDAAPATVTFPTGAASPVAGGPPRPVATPVAAPRTKPLIPPSGPLTQSARDRLTELAGGFALTPVVTAACTAPWALFQTSVQWSILARVFLLSTVLAWAVMFIGRLPKRKEQNPWGRRGIQTAIGLCIGVLALWLDGWALPTGTANATSRDLVLFSGHRLNSSMIPTVVQYLLYFGLAVGICPWWTSTAWKRKERVRFMPLIVTGIWGSLLLFLWPNNESVPRMLGVSVLVIAAVGAQVASPWAGPMRARA, translated from the coding sequence ATGTCCGCGATGAAGTTCACCTACCGGTCCGGCCAACGGCCGCTCGACGGCTTCACCCTCAAACGGGGCGTCGGCCAGGGCGCGTTCGGGGAAGTGTACTTCGCCGTCAGCGACGGCGGGAAAGAGGTCGCGCTCAAGCTCCTCCGCGGCCACACCGACGCCGAACTGCGCGGCGTGGCCCACTGCCTCAACCTGAAGCACTCGAACCTCGTCCACCTCTACGACCTCCGCACCGACGCCCGCGGCGAACACTGGGTCGTGATGGAGTACGTGTTCGGCGAGTCGCTCGCCGGCGTCATCAACAAGCACCCCACCGGGCTGCCCACGGAAGTCATCCGCGAGTGGTTCTCCGCGCTCGCCCGCGGCGTCGGCTACCTGCACAACCAGGGCGTCGTCCACCGCGACCTCAAGCCCGCCAACATCTTCATCGAGCACGGGCAACTGAAGATCGGCGACTACGGGCTGTCGCGGCGGATCAGCGGCAGCGAGGGCGGCGACCTGAGCCGCGGCGTCGGCACGCCGCACTACATGGCCCCCGAGATCAAGAACGGGAACTACACGGCCTCCATCGACGTGTACGCGTGCGGGATCATCCTCTTCGAGATGATCTGCGGGCACCGGCCGTTCGACGGCGAGACGCCGCTCGAAGTGCTGATGAAGCACTACATCGACCCGCCGGACCTCGGCCCGCTCCCGGCCGCGTACCGCGGCGTCGTCGCGCGGGCGCTGGAAAAGGACCCGGCCCGCCGGTACGCGAGCGTGGGCGAACTGGCGCGGGCGGTGGAAGAAATGTTCGGCGGCCGGCGCGACGCGGCCCCGGCCACCGTCACGTTCCCGACGGGGGCCGCCTCGCCCGTTGCCGGCGGTCCGCCGCGCCCGGTCGCAACCCCGGTCGCCGCGCCGCGGACCAAGCCGCTGATTCCGCCCTCCGGACCGCTCACACAGAGCGCACGCGACCGGCTCACCGAACTGGCCGGCGGGTTCGCCCTCACGCCGGTGGTCACGGCCGCGTGTACCGCCCCGTGGGCGCTGTTCCAGACGTCCGTGCAGTGGTCGATCCTGGCCCGCGTGTTCCTGCTCTCGACCGTCCTCGCGTGGGCCGTGATGTTCATCGGCCGGCTGCCGAAGCGGAAGGAACAGAACCCGTGGGGCCGCCGCGGCATCCAGACGGCGATCGGGCTGTGCATCGGCGTGCTGGCGCTGTGGCTGGACGGCTGGGCGCTGCCCACGGGCACCGCCAACGCCACCAGCCGCGACCTCGTGCTGTTCAGCGGCCACCGCCTCAACTCGTCCATGATCCCGACGGTCGTGCAGTACTTGCTCTACTTCGGGCTCGCGGTCGGGATCTGCCCGTGGTGGACCTCGACGGCCTGGAAGCGCAAGGAGCGGGTGCGGTTCATGCCGCTGATCGTGACCGGGATCTGGGGGTCGCTCCTGCTGTTCCTCTGGCCCAACAACGAGTCCGTGCCGCGGATGCTCGGGGTGTCGGTTCTGGTGATCGCGGCCGTCGGCGCACAGGTCGCCAGCCCCTGGGCCGGGCCGATGCGGGCACGCGCGTAG
- a CDS encoding TspO/MBR family protein: MPWLEWYNALAKPAWTPAPATISTIWAILYPIVLVSFGFVFVLAFRGTIARKVAVPFGINLVANLLFMPIFSGLRNVPLAAADIVVVWATIIWCMVAVWPVRRWVAVAQVPYFVWVSLATTIQLSITMMNG; this comes from the coding sequence ATGCCCTGGCTGGAATGGTACAACGCACTGGCGAAGCCCGCGTGGACGCCCGCACCCGCGACCATCAGCACGATCTGGGCGATCCTGTACCCGATCGTCCTCGTCAGCTTCGGGTTCGTTTTCGTGCTGGCGTTCCGCGGAACGATTGCCCGGAAGGTGGCCGTTCCGTTCGGCATCAATCTCGTTGCCAACCTGCTGTTCATGCCGATATTCTCGGGGCTCCGGAACGTCCCGCTCGCGGCCGCGGACATCGTGGTGGTGTGGGCCACAATCATTTGGTGCATGGTCGCGGTGTGGCCGGTCCGCCGGTGGGTCGCGGTCGCCCAGGTGCCGTACTTCGTCTGGGTGTCGCTGGCGACAACGATCCAGTTGTCGATTACGATGATGAACGGGTGA
- a CDS encoding ImmA/IrrE family metallo-endopeptidase produces the protein MTPSDIRTAVAELRRQLRLQVDPAKPGPVPLDAFFAELNYPRLIHHTVPDLTRGKVIDHLRGEGVRVLEAGDAAERLAGFIFKAGRAAWVYVSSDRDNPIGRQRFTAGHEFAHAVLHRDDMPEQFFADTHQMLSNPDAELGPKEREANLFAVELLIPEEVCRAREEELRREHGCCPRGVLVYRLAAELLVSRESTRYRLNELKVGDE, from the coding sequence ATGACCCCCAGTGACATCCGCACCGCCGTGGCCGAGTTGCGCCGCCAGTTACGCCTCCAGGTAGACCCGGCCAAGCCCGGACCGGTCCCGCTGGACGCCTTCTTCGCCGAACTGAATTACCCGCGACTGATCCACCATACCGTTCCGGACCTCACACGCGGTAAGGTGATCGATCACCTCCGCGGCGAAGGCGTCCGGGTGTTGGAGGCGGGCGACGCCGCCGAACGGTTGGCCGGTTTCATCTTCAAAGCGGGGCGCGCCGCCTGGGTGTACGTCTCCAGCGACCGCGACAACCCGATCGGGCGGCAGCGCTTCACGGCCGGGCATGAGTTCGCGCACGCCGTCCTACACCGCGACGACATGCCCGAGCAGTTTTTCGCCGACACGCACCAAATGCTCTCGAATCCGGATGCGGAACTCGGGCCGAAGGAGCGTGAGGCGAACCTGTTCGCGGTCGAACTGTTGATCCCGGAAGAAGTGTGCCGGGCGCGCGAGGAAGAACTTCGGCGCGAGCACGGGTGTTGCCCACGCGGGGTGTTGGTTTACCGGTTGGCCGCCGAACTGCTCGTGAGCCGCGAGTCCACGCGCTACCGCCTGAACGAACTGAAGGTGGGGGATGAGTGA
- a CDS encoding VOC family protein, which yields MTRNEHPRPIDPQVRIGHIHLKVADLERALRFYCGVLGFQLTQRYGTQGAFVSAGGYHHHIGLNTWGSRGGSPPPPGTTGLYHVAILYPTRRALAEALQRLIAAGISLDGAADHGVSEALYLRDPDDNGVELYWDRSQEAWPRTPQGDLAMYTRRLDLHSLLKEIEGSGTHREPV from the coding sequence GTGACACGGAACGAGCACCCACGTCCGATTGATCCTCAAGTGCGGATCGGTCACATTCACCTCAAGGTCGCCGACCTGGAACGGGCGCTGCGGTTCTATTGCGGCGTCCTCGGGTTCCAGTTGACCCAGCGGTACGGGACGCAAGGGGCGTTCGTGTCGGCCGGGGGCTATCACCACCACATCGGGCTGAACACCTGGGGGAGCCGGGGCGGATCGCCCCCGCCGCCCGGGACCACCGGGCTGTATCATGTCGCTATCCTGTACCCGACCCGACGGGCGCTGGCCGAGGCCTTGCAGCGGCTCATCGCGGCCGGCATCTCTCTGGACGGTGCGGCCGATCACGGGGTCAGCGAAGCACTCTACCTGCGCGACCCGGACGACAACGGCGTGGAACTCTACTGGGACCGGTCGCAAGAGGCGTGGCCCCGGACCCCGCAGGGCGATCTGGCCATGTACACGCGGCGGCTCGATCTGCACAGCTTGCTCAAGGAGATCGAGGGGTCCGGGACGCACCGGGAGCCGGTCTAG
- a CDS encoding GNAT family N-acetyltransferase gives MTNDARVHLRPVQPADLPRMYELQLDPESNRMAVMEPRTKEAFDAHWAKLLDDPGLINRTILRDGVLVGSISCFPWDGADHVGYWIDPAYWGMGIATHALRLLLEEVSKRPLTATAATSNAASIRVLQKCGFVIERVHLAPARERFPECEEAVLVLR, from the coding sequence GTGACCAACGACGCGCGCGTCCACCTCCGTCCGGTTCAACCGGCCGACCTCCCGCGCATGTACGAGCTGCAACTCGACCCGGAATCGAACCGCATGGCGGTCATGGAGCCGCGCACCAAGGAGGCGTTCGACGCGCACTGGGCGAAGCTCCTGGACGATCCGGGGCTGATCAATCGGACCATTCTTCGAGACGGGGTACTGGTCGGGTCCATCTCCTGTTTCCCGTGGGACGGCGCGGATCACGTCGGGTACTGGATCGACCCGGCCTATTGGGGAATGGGAATTGCCACTCACGCGCTCCGACTTTTGCTCGAAGAAGTTTCCAAGCGCCCCCTGACCGCCACTGCCGCCACCAGCAACGCGGCGTCCATTCGGGTTCTTCAGAAGTGCGGTTTCGTGATCGAGAGGGTTCACCTCGCGCCCGCGCGCGAGCGGTTCCCGGAGTGCGAGGAGGCCGTCCTCGTTCTGCGATAA
- a CDS encoding RNA polymerase sigma factor — MTTESDRLLITRVRKNDQAAWAELDKRYRGRLTAYVRRRLKDHSSVEDVVQETFIGFNNSLANYDDKRDLQTWLFTIAAHKVTDQLRKMGRLRYQTGADADDEMMVQSADDRQRVASSLARSAEQREREEAALGLALAALVRDLQAKGEWAKVMALELLYVKGWGNAEVAAHLKRSEQDIANLKFQAKKRLHDHLTAANLSPAVFPELQE; from the coding sequence ATGACTACCGAATCCGACCGCCTGCTGATCACCCGGGTGCGAAAGAACGATCAGGCGGCGTGGGCGGAACTGGACAAGCGGTACCGCGGGCGCCTCACCGCTTACGTCCGGCGGCGGCTGAAGGACCATTCGTCCGTCGAGGACGTGGTCCAAGAGACGTTCATCGGGTTCAACAACAGCCTCGCGAACTACGACGACAAGCGGGACCTCCAGACGTGGCTGTTCACCATCGCCGCGCACAAGGTGACCGACCAGTTGCGGAAGATGGGCCGGCTCCGGTACCAGACCGGCGCCGACGCGGACGACGAAATGATGGTGCAGTCGGCCGACGACCGGCAGCGCGTCGCGTCCAGCCTCGCCCGAAGCGCCGAACAGCGGGAGCGCGAGGAGGCGGCACTGGGGCTGGCGCTCGCCGCGCTGGTGCGCGACCTCCAGGCGAAGGGCGAGTGGGCGAAGGTGATGGCCCTCGAGCTCCTGTACGTGAAGGGGTGGGGCAACGCCGAGGTCGCCGCGCACCTGAAGCGCTCCGAACAGGACATCGCCAACCTCAAGTTCCAGGCCAAAAAGCGGCTGCACGACCACCTCACCGCCGCGAACCTGTCCCCGGCCGTGTTCCCCGAGTTGCAGGAATAG
- a CDS encoding GGDEF domain-containing response regulator, producing MSRSSRADQKPELRRQARCMNVTRYRCSVLAVDDDPAVLAILAAQLAADFEVVTACSAGQARAILAQRSVDIVVSDLSLPDESGLDLLDWVRRTVPRTARVLLTGTARMQDAVDAINHSQVHRLLLKPWRYEDLLQALRTISRGLMLERSHEQLLDELREQKLELEQRVHTRTLELEQALRELQHNNQLLEKMAATDWLTNLPNRRAIEEIVRNELDRRKRTPSPIGLLMIDADHFGQVNKDHSQAGGDKVLEWLAGIFLASVRASDSVGRVGGEEFLVVAPATDLAGAETLAERLRVNVEAAETAYNGRPIKMTLSLGVAVADAWTATTYKDLYDAAADGLKVAKHSGRNRAVVRVLAAPPVA from the coding sequence GTGAGCCGGTCTTCCCGCGCGGACCAGAAGCCGGAACTCCGACGACAGGCCCGTTGCATGAACGTCACCCGGTACAGGTGCTCGGTGCTGGCGGTCGATGACGACCCCGCTGTGCTCGCCATTCTGGCGGCGCAGCTCGCGGCCGACTTTGAGGTTGTCACCGCGTGTTCCGCCGGGCAGGCGCGGGCGATCCTCGCGCAGCGCTCGGTGGACATTGTGGTGTCCGACCTGAGCCTGCCCGATGAGAGCGGGCTGGACCTCCTCGATTGGGTCCGCCGCACCGTTCCGCGCACCGCCCGCGTGCTGCTCACCGGCACCGCCCGCATGCAGGACGCGGTGGACGCCATCAACCACAGTCAGGTCCACCGCCTCCTGCTGAAGCCGTGGCGGTACGAGGACCTGCTCCAGGCGCTGCGCACCATTTCTCGGGGCCTCATGCTGGAGCGCAGCCACGAACAACTGCTGGACGAGCTGCGCGAGCAGAAACTGGAACTGGAACAGCGGGTCCACACGCGGACCCTGGAACTCGAACAGGCGCTCCGCGAGCTCCAGCACAACAACCAGTTGTTGGAGAAGATGGCGGCGACCGACTGGCTGACGAACCTCCCGAACCGGCGCGCGATCGAGGAGATCGTGCGGAACGAACTCGACCGGCGGAAGCGGACCCCGAGCCCGATCGGGCTCCTGATGATCGACGCCGACCACTTCGGTCAGGTGAACAAGGACCACAGCCAGGCCGGCGGCGACAAGGTGCTCGAGTGGCTGGCGGGGATCTTCCTCGCGTCGGTCCGCGCCTCGGACTCGGTCGGCCGCGTGGGGGGCGAAGAGTTTCTGGTGGTGGCCCCGGCAACGGACCTGGCCGGAGCGGAGACGCTGGCCGAGCGCCTGCGGGTCAACGTGGAGGCCGCGGAAACGGCCTATAACGGGAGGCCCATCAAGATGACGCTCAGCCTGGGCGTCGCGGTGGCCGACGCGTGGACCGCGACGACCTATAAGGACCTGTACGACGCGGCGGCCGACGGGCTGAAGGTGGCGAAGCACAGCGGCCGGAACCGGGCGGTGGTGCGCGTCCTCGCGGCCCCGCCGGTGGCGTGA
- a CDS encoding RNA polymerase sigma factor, producing MTQAGTQQPLAAPPDDPVRAALDDPELRNVLICHAVARLGCLLADRYPDVRRDTAEDAVQDVYKRVLEQRSRFDPNSGTVAAWMHGILNLVLHERCRAIRKQPAQPTADPVAWDGLAARMSDLDGVGDLTRLLDKLSEDHRRIVTLHHLDGLSHEQIAAQLGVSVGNSRLRLARAMRTLRDLGEQEGGR from the coding sequence ATGACGCAGGCTGGGACGCAACAACCGCTCGCGGCACCGCCGGATGATCCGGTCCGCGCGGCGCTTGACGACCCCGAACTTCGGAACGTTCTGATCTGCCACGCCGTCGCCCGGCTGGGGTGTCTGTTGGCCGACCGTTACCCCGACGTGCGGCGCGACACCGCCGAGGATGCGGTGCAGGACGTGTACAAACGGGTGTTGGAGCAGCGCAGCCGATTCGATCCGAACAGTGGCACCGTCGCGGCGTGGATGCACGGCATTCTCAACCTCGTGTTGCACGAGCGCTGCCGGGCAATTCGGAAGCAACCGGCTCAGCCCACGGCCGACCCCGTCGCGTGGGACGGACTCGCGGCGCGAATGTCCGACCTGGACGGCGTCGGCGATTTAACGAGATTGCTCGACAAACTGTCGGAAGACCACCGGCGAATCGTGACCCTCCACCACCTTGACGGCCTGTCGCACGAACAGATTGCCGCCCAACTCGGGGTCAGCGTCGGGAACTCGCGCCTGCGACTGGCCCGCGCGATGCGAACGCTTCGCGACCTCGGTGAACAGGAGGGCGGCCGATGA
- a CDS encoding ACT domain-containing protein, translating to MAGRFAVCKLPPGSAVPAWVTAGDVFSVTRTGEELSVVCRQGMVPPGTQAEGGWRGLRVAGAMPFTLVGVLAALTAPVAAAGVSIFAVSTYDTDYLFVKGSEFRAAVAALRGAGHSVEEALP from the coding sequence GTGGCCGGACGGTTCGCCGTATGCAAGCTGCCGCCAGGCTCGGCGGTTCCGGCGTGGGTGACGGCGGGAGACGTGTTCAGCGTCACTCGGACGGGCGAAGAGTTGTCCGTGGTGTGTCGCCAGGGGATGGTTCCCCCCGGGACGCAAGCCGAGGGCGGTTGGCGCGGCCTGCGGGTGGCCGGGGCGATGCCGTTCACGCTCGTCGGGGTGCTGGCCGCGCTCACGGCGCCGGTGGCGGCGGCGGGCGTCAGCATCTTCGCCGTTTCGACGTACGACACCGACTACCTGTTCGTCAAAGGGTCCGAGTTCCGGGCGGCGGTCGCCGCCTTGCGGGGAGCCGGTCACTCGGTCGAGGAGGCCCTGCCGTGA
- a CDS encoding putative sugar nucleotidyl transferase — MRICIYEDRHAADLYPLTLTRPASDLLCGLSTLGEKQMRYFASEVTGYLCRPPLVEWLRTREPGTPVNDPGWLRAAPTALVNARWLPPHTPKNETRDRFADGPFVGTAGGATAFVALDSRRLQSLAPATVDDCLADWAQTLPRREVGGTVVGRAWELVDRNAAELEHDFAATCDPTAAGYHPAGLALVGPADRLFVHPAARVEPHVVADTTKGPVVVGAGAVVTAFTRLEGPCGIGAHTHLMSARVRGGTTIGPHCRIGGEVECSVVLGHSNKYHDGFLGHSYVGEWVNLAAGTGTGDLRCDYQPVGVPINGCEVATGMTKVGSLIGDHAKTGLGVLLNCGTTLGAFAQVMPTGTFAPRAVPSFHRAGPDGVKALDAGRLLETAGVVMRRRGRELTPALEAVYRAGARVAAPASTPVPEQPAVTLPLRRSA; from the coding sequence ATGCGCATCTGCATTTACGAGGACCGGCACGCGGCCGACCTGTACCCGCTCACGCTCACCCGTCCGGCGTCCGATCTCCTGTGCGGCCTCTCCACACTCGGAGAGAAGCAGATGCGGTACTTCGCGTCCGAAGTGACCGGCTACCTGTGCCGGCCGCCGCTGGTCGAGTGGCTGCGGACGCGCGAACCCGGCACGCCGGTTAACGACCCCGGCTGGTTGCGCGCGGCACCCACGGCCCTCGTCAACGCGCGCTGGCTGCCGCCCCACACACCGAAGAACGAAACGCGGGACCGGTTCGCGGACGGGCCGTTCGTCGGGACGGCCGGCGGGGCGACGGCGTTCGTCGCCCTCGATTCGCGCCGGCTCCAGTCGCTCGCGCCGGCCACCGTGGACGACTGTCTCGCCGACTGGGCACAAACGCTCCCGCGGCGCGAGGTCGGCGGCACCGTCGTCGGGCGGGCGTGGGAACTGGTCGACCGCAACGCGGCGGAACTGGAACACGACTTCGCCGCCACCTGCGATCCCACGGCCGCCGGTTACCACCCGGCCGGGCTGGCGCTCGTCGGCCCCGCCGACCGGTTGTTCGTCCACCCGGCGGCCCGTGTCGAACCTCATGTCGTCGCCGACACCACGAAGGGGCCGGTGGTGGTCGGCGCGGGGGCGGTGGTCACGGCTTTTACGCGCCTCGAAGGACCGTGCGGCATCGGCGCCCACACGCACCTGATGTCCGCTCGGGTCCGCGGCGGCACGACCATCGGTCCGCACTGCCGGATCGGCGGCGAGGTGGAGTGCAGCGTCGTGTTGGGCCACTCGAACAAGTACCACGACGGCTTCTTGGGCCACAGCTACGTCGGCGAGTGGGTGAACCTGGCGGCCGGGACCGGGACCGGTGATTTGCGGTGCGACTACCAGCCGGTCGGCGTGCCGATCAACGGGTGCGAGGTCGCGACCGGGATGACGAAGGTGGGCAGCCTCATTGGCGACCACGCCAAGACGGGGCTCGGTGTGTTGCTCAACTGCGGGACCACGCTGGGCGCCTTTGCGCAAGTCATGCCGACCGGCACGTTCGCGCCGCGGGCGGTGCCGTCGTTCCACCGAGCCGGACCGGACGGGGTGAAGGCGCTCGACGCGGGGCGGCTATTGGAAACCGCCGGTGTGGTGATGCGCCGCCGCGGGCGCGAACTCACTCCCGCGCTGGAAGCCGTCTACCGCGCCGGCGCTCGTGTCGCCGCGCCCGCGTCCACACCCGTTCCGGAACAGCCCGCGGTGACGCTCCCGTTGCGGCGGTCTGCGTAG
- a CDS encoding DEAD/DEAH box helicase, translating into MASQPQLPSTVLEAGDRFAVDLSPDGRSLTLPECFLDLDQTVDELLGPDAGPIAFKIADSLSALELPEPPRPIPAGTDSLWLEYQEPGRFRLRVRDPEPAGAAPELPTEYGVRFTLNPDDGAFLRAAAHQRASLPLFELAREAAQLSTNAGFDRLICLPQVRDMELLDHQTRTAKTVLQRFHGKALLCDEVGLGKTIEAGLIAAELRLRGLIRSALVLVPPSLIEQWRGEMRRKFSLELTSHDDPAFRDRGAAAWAEFDYVIASIHTAKRDPHRGAVTARHWDLVIVDEAHHLRNRNTQAWRLASELQKQYALLLTATPVQNNLEELFNLVTLLEPGLLRTAKQFQKRFVDKKDKLTPLHLDELHQLLAEVMVRNRRSTVGLRFTRRWARTERIAPAAPEQQLYEAVAAFIRPHLRKDTKSAISRMALLSLQMALGSSSPAAAGTLSKLAETPKLPAKDRQTLLELAERAGAQPESAKVDRLLQLLTEFPDKLVVFTQFRATQELLEKRLTAAGHAVAVFHGGLSRMGKEAAIAAFRGPARLLIATESGSEGRNLQFAHALCNFDLPWNPMRIEQRVGRLSRIGQTRDIEIFNFVTAGTVEEAVLHLLQAKLNLFELVIGEIDMILGNLDEEREFEDVVADLWAESDDMSDFRTRMEDLGNRLLQAKGEYQKQQAHDNKIFGDRFAPDP; encoded by the coding sequence ATGGCGTCGCAACCCCAACTCCCTTCGACGGTGCTGGAGGCGGGCGACCGCTTCGCCGTCGATCTGTCGCCCGACGGTCGCAGCTTAACTCTGCCCGAGTGCTTTCTGGACCTCGACCAGACGGTTGACGAGCTACTCGGCCCCGATGCCGGTCCCATCGCCTTCAAGATCGCGGATTCGCTTTCCGCACTCGAACTCCCCGAACCGCCGCGGCCGATCCCCGCCGGAACCGATTCGCTCTGGTTGGAATACCAGGAGCCCGGTCGGTTCCGGTTGCGGGTCCGGGACCCCGAGCCGGCCGGGGCCGCGCCGGAACTCCCCACCGAGTACGGGGTCCGGTTCACGCTCAACCCGGACGACGGCGCGTTCCTCCGGGCGGCGGCGCACCAGCGCGCGTCGCTGCCGCTGTTCGAGCTGGCCCGCGAGGCGGCCCAGCTCAGTACCAACGCGGGTTTCGACCGGCTGATCTGCCTGCCCCAGGTCCGCGATATGGAGCTGCTCGACCACCAGACGCGCACGGCCAAGACCGTGCTCCAGCGGTTCCACGGCAAGGCGCTCCTGTGCGACGAGGTCGGTCTGGGCAAGACCATTGAGGCCGGGCTGATCGCGGCCGAGTTGCGGCTCCGCGGCCTGATCCGCTCCGCCCTCGTGCTGGTGCCGCCCTCGCTCATCGAACAGTGGCGGGGCGAGATGCGCCGCAAGTTCTCGCTCGAACTGACCAGCCACGACGACCCGGCGTTCCGCGACCGGGGCGCCGCGGCCTGGGCCGAGTTCGATTACGTCATCGCTTCGATCCACACCGCCAAGCGCGACCCGCACCGCGGGGCCGTCACCGCCCGGCACTGGGACCTGGTCATCGTGGACGAGGCGCACCACCTGCGCAACCGCAACACGCAGGCGTGGCGCCTGGCGAGCGAGCTGCAAAAGCAGTACGCCCTGCTCCTGACCGCCACGCCGGTGCAGAACAACCTCGAGGAACTGTTCAACCTGGTCACCCTGCTGGAACCGGGGCTCTTGCGCACGGCCAAGCAGTTCCAGAAGCGGTTCGTGGACAAGAAGGACAAGCTGACGCCGCTGCACCTGGACGAGCTGCACCAGTTGCTGGCCGAGGTGATGGTGCGGAACCGGCGCTCGACGGTCGGCCTCCGGTTCACCCGGCGCTGGGCGCGGACGGAGCGGATCGCCCCGGCGGCGCCGGAGCAGCAACTGTACGAGGCGGTGGCGGCGTTCATCCGCCCGCACCTGCGGAAGGACACCAAGAGCGCCATTTCGCGGATGGCGCTGCTCTCGCTCCAGATGGCGCTGGGGAGTTCCAGTCCGGCGGCGGCCGGCACCCTGAGCAAGCTGGCCGAAACGCCGAAGCTGCCCGCCAAGGACCGGCAGACCCTTCTGGAGCTGGCCGAGCGGGCCGGCGCTCAACCGGAAAGCGCCAAGGTCGATCGCTTGCTGCAACTGTTGACCGAGTTCCCGGACAAGCTGGTGGTGTTCACCCAGTTCCGGGCGACGCAGGAGCTGCTGGAGAAACGCCTGACCGCGGCCGGGCACGCCGTGGCGGTCTTCCACGGGGGCCTGTCGCGCATGGGGAAGGAGGCCGCGATCGCCGCGTTCCGCGGCCCGGCCCGGCTCCTGATCGCGACCGAATCGGGGAGCGAGGGGCGGAACCTCCAGTTCGCGCACGCCCTGTGCAACTTCGACCTGCCGTGGAACCCCATGCGGATCGAGCAGCGCGTGGGCCGGTTGAGCCGGATCGGCCAGACCCGTGACATCGAGATCTTCAACTTCGTGACCGCGGGCACCGTCGAGGAGGCGGTCCTGCACCTCCTCCAGGCCAAGCTGAACCTGTTCGAGCTGGTGATCGGCGAGATCGACATGATCCTCGGGAACCTGGACGAGGAGCGCGAGTTCGAGGACGTGGTCGCGGACCTCTGGGCCGAGTCGGACGACATGAGCGACTTCCGGACGCGCATGGAGGACCTGGGCAATCGCCTGTTGCAGGCCAAGGGCGAGTACCAGAAACAGCAGGCGCACGACAACAAGATCTTCGGGGACCGGTTCGCCCCCGACCCGTGA
- a CDS encoding sigma-70 family RNA polymerase sigma factor yields the protein MKTARRKRSGQSAKVDDTSVTTFSSDLLTPEEERELLTSFWDCKSELVRVLLRHYPADLRAVRPPLEPWPMAQFIREHCTDARCEVIAVRRLRDRYVHYKHRLASANIRLAAHVAKRFRHHSLAYSDLLQEAVCGLMQAIDRFDVSHGTRLATYATWWIRQTLQIAVARQSHLVSLSPHHLQELGLLQQESEALAHGGKHLPSPQELASRTGSSLEHLTHLQTATRTPVSLNAVLDDDSDFKLTEAMPDTGTLVMQENNERQEALGFLMENLRPRERKVLDLRFGLTGNGTHSLRQIGHLLRISKERVRQIQNRALEKLKANAERVGWEPTLLLE from the coding sequence ATGAAGACCGCCAGGCGTAAGCGATCCGGTCAGTCCGCCAAGGTTGACGATACATCCGTCACCACATTCTCCTCGGACTTGCTGACGCCCGAAGAAGAACGGGAACTCCTCACCAGTTTCTGGGACTGCAAGAGCGAACTCGTTCGTGTGCTCCTCCGGCACTACCCGGCCGACCTGCGCGCCGTCCGTCCGCCGCTCGAACCGTGGCCGATGGCCCAGTTCATTCGCGAGCACTGCACCGACGCCCGGTGCGAGGTCATCGCCGTCCGCCGCCTCCGCGACCGCTACGTTCACTACAAGCACCGGCTGGCCAGCGCGAACATCCGCCTCGCCGCCCACGTCGCCAAGCGGTTCCGGCACCACAGCCTCGCCTACAGCGACCTGCTCCAGGAAGCGGTTTGCGGCCTGATGCAGGCGATCGACCGGTTCGACGTCAGCCACGGCACCCGCCTCGCCACCTATGCGACGTGGTGGATCCGCCAGACGCTCCAGATCGCCGTCGCTCGCCAGAGCCACCTCGTCAGCCTCAGCCCGCACCACCTTCAGGAACTCGGCCTCCTTCAGCAAGAGAGCGAAGCCCTGGCTCACGGCGGCAAGCACCTGCCCAGCCCCCAGGAACTCGCCAGCCGCACCGGCAGCAGTTTGGAACACCTGACCCACCTCCAGACCGCCACCCGCACCCCCGTCAGCCTCAACGCCGTTCTCGACGACGACAGCGACTTCAAGCTGACCGAGGCCATGCCGGACACCGGTACGCTGGTGATGCAGGAGAACAACGAGCGGCAGGAAGCGCTCGGGTTCCTGATGGAGAACCTCCGCCCGCGCGAGCGGAAGGTGCTCGACCTCCGCTTCGGTCTGACCGGTAACGGCACCCACAGTCTCCGCCAAATCGGTCACCTGCTCCGCATCTCGAAGGAGCGGGTCCGCCAGATCCAGAACCGCGCCCTGGAGAAGCTCAAGGCCAACGCCGAGCGCGTCGGTTGGGAGCCGACCCTGTTGCTCGAGTGA